One region of Oryza sativa Japonica Group chromosome 5, ASM3414082v1 genomic DNA includes:
- the LOC4339239 gene encoding universal stress protein PHOS32 yields the protein MATHPASPVAGGEKATPPSTPPPVRLAGGAAAAIQPNSPRFFFSSLAAASASASSPHRRIAIAVDLSDESAFAVKWSVQNYLRPGDAVVLLHVRPTSVLYGADWGSIPVSVDDDDSAPDAAQHANAHAATRDEPEEAKKKREEDFDAFTSTKAQDLAQPLVAAQIPFKIHIVKDHDMKERLCLEAERLGLSAMIMGSRGFGASRRAGKGRLGSVSDYCVHHCVCPVVVVRYPDDGAAAGGGEAVGDELRTVPEDEPVYHEAPEGQKEN from the exons ATGGCGACCCACCCGGCCTccccggtcgccggcggcgagaaggccACGCcgccctccacgccgccgccggtgcgccTGGCggggggtgcggcggcggcgatccagCCCAACTCGCCGCGGTTCTTCTTCTCCtcgctggcggcggcgtccgcgtccgcctcctccccgcaccgccgcatcgccatcgccgtcgacctctccGACGAGTCCGCCTTCGCCGTCAAGTGGTCCGTGCAGAACTACCTCCGCCCGGGCGACGCCGTCGTGCTCCTCCACGTCCGCCCCACCTCCGTGCTCTACGGCGCCGACTGGGGCTCCATCCCCGtctccgtcgacgacgacgactccgcCCCCGACGCCGCCCAGCACGCCAACGCCCACGCCGCCACGCGCGACGAGCCCGAGGAGGCCAAGAAGAAGCGGGAGGAGGACTTCGACGCCTTCACCTCCACCAAGGCGCAGGACCTGGCGCAGCCGCTCGTCGCCGCGCAGATCCCCTTCAAGATCCACATAGTCAAGGACCACGACATGAAGGAGCGCCTCTGCCTCGAGGCCGAGCGCCTCGGCCTGTCCGCCATGATCATGGGCAGCCGCGGCTTCGGCGCCTCGCGCAGGGCGGGCAAAGGGAGGCTCGGGAGCGTCAGCGACTACTGCGTGCACCACTGCGTCTGCCCCGTCGTGGTCGTGCGCTACCCTGATGATGGTGCGGCGGCTGGCGGTGGGGAGGCCGTGGGGGATGAGCTCCGCACGGTGCCTGAGGATGAACCCGTCTACCATGAAGCTCCCGAGGGTCAGAAAG AAAATTGA